In Thermanaerovibrio velox DSM 12556, the genomic stretch GTCGGATCTCCAGAGGGTCATCCCACAAGGGAAGCCCCCCGCAAGCCCCTTGGCAAGGCACACCACCTGGGGGTTCAAACCCACCAAGGGGCTCGCCAAAATGGGCCCGCAGCGTCCCATGCCGGTCTGGACCTCGTCGGCCACCAGTATGGCCCCGTTCCTCTGGCAGGCCTCGCTTATGGCCCGGCCTAAGCCCTCAGGAAGGGGGTTAACACCCCCCTCGCCCTGAACGGGTTCAACGAAGACCGCCGCCACCCGGTCATCCACCCTCTCCGGCACCATCTCCGGGGAAAGATGCTCAACCTGAGGGATCAACCGTCTAAAGGGCTCCTTGTAGCGGGGGTTGAACGTCAACCCCAGGGCCCCCAGGGTCCTCCCGTGAAAAGCCCGCCGTAAGGCTATGATCCTGTCCCTGGAGGGCCTAAGGTAAACGCAGAGCTTAAGCGCCGCCTCCAGGGCCTCGGTGCCGCTGTTGCAGAGGACGAAACGCATGCCCGGGAAGGCCCTCATAACCTGCTCCCCCAGGGCCTCCCTTGAGGGATGGCCGAACCCCGCCCCCACCGCCCAAAGGCCTTCGGCGGCGCGCTTGAGCGTCTCCACCATCCCAGGGTCACGGTGGCCGAATATGGCGGCCCCATGGGCGGTAAACCAGTCCACATACTCCCTGCCGTCCTCATCAACCACCCTGCCGAGGTTTCCAGAGGTCAGCGAGATGCCGCGGTTTCCATACATTGAGCTGAGCGGGTTGAACAAAACACGGTCCCCCCTCCCCCTAATGCCCTTCCAATGGGGTTTTGGAGCCTTCCGTCCCCTATTACCACCCTTTGGACTCCCCCCATCAACGCCTCCCTGGCAGCCAACACCTTCCTCTTCATGTTCCCCTGGGCGGCCGCATCCGCCGCATCCCACTCGTCCAAGCCCACGCGGCTTATGAGGCTTGAGGGATCGGAGGGGTCCAAGAGAAGACCTGGGGTGTTGGTGAGCATCACCATCACGGAAGCCTCCAGGGTGGAGGCCGCGGCGGCCGCGAGCCTGTCCCCGTCTACGTTTATAAGGACCCCATCACACGCCGCTAAGGGGGGCAAAAGCGGCAGCTTCCCCTGCTCCAAGGCGCTCAATATGAGGTCCTCCCGAACCTCCGCAACCCTTCCGCTGTAATTGCCCCTTAGGATCCTAACCCGGCCGCCCTCCAGGGACCTCAAGCAGTCCTTCCGTTCCCCCTCCGCGGGGGTCAGAACCTGGCAAGACACCCCCAAGGCCTCCATCCGCTCCGCTATTGACCGGGAAACCGCGAAGGCCGCCTCCTCGAACACACACCTCTCCAAGGGGCCCACAAACCGGCTGCGGTAACCAGAGGGACTCACCACGTGGCGAACCTCCACACCCCTTTCCGCACAGAGGCGCTCCATCATACCGCTTGCCCCGTGGACGAGCACCCAGCGCTCTCCGCTGCGAAAGCGGCAGGCCAGCTCCTCTAAAAGGGGCTCCAGCCTGTTGCCTGAGGCCCCGCCTATCTTCACAACCCCAAACACGCACATTGATACCATCCCTCCTAGCGTCACGCGGGATATACGGGGGGCATGGCGAGCCCCTCGTCCTCCGGAAGTCCAAGCATGAGGTTTGCGCACTGCACCGCCGTTCCGGCGGCCCCCTTCATAAGGTTGTCTATCCCGGACCCAATGAGCAGCCTTCTACCGGTGCGGTCAAGCACAAACCCCACCATGGCCCGGTTGCTGCCGAGCACCAACTTCGGGTCCGGGATCCTAAGGTGAACCGGTCTTGCGGGGCAAAGGTCCACGAAGGGCTCGCTTCCAAAGGCCCCCCGGCAGGCCCTCCAAAGGTCCGCCTCGGACACCGGGTCCTTAAACCTCACGTGAGCAAGGCACTGAACCCCCCGGACCGCCTCCACCGCCGTAAGGGTCATGGAGAGGGATTGAGCCGGTATGTTAAGCTCCTGGACTACCTCCGCCATGTGGCGATGAACGAAAGGGGATACGAGCCTCATGGCCCGGCTCCTGAAGACGTGCATGCCGCCCTCCGAGGGCCTGCTGCCCCCCTCGGACGAACCGGCCCGGCACTCAACGTTCACGTCCAACACGTTGGCCCACAGGGGAGAGCTAACCAGGGGGTAAAGGCACAACAGGACCCCCGTGGCGTTGCATCCAACCCCGCTCACCAACCGGGCGGAGGCTATCTTCTCGCGGTTAAGCTCCGGCAGTCCGTACACGAAGGAACCTAAAAACTGTGGACAAGGGTGCTTCCCATACCAAATCTCGTGTTCCCTCGGGTCCCTAAGGCGAAAATCCCCGGACAGGTCCACTATCCTGCGCCCCCCTTCCACCAGGGGCATCAGCCCCTCCACCCAAGGGGCGCTTTTCCCGTGAGGAAGGGCAAGGAAGATCAAGTCCCATTCACCCTCCAACACGGCCTCCGGAGAGACGAAGGTCCTGGATCTATAGGCATAGGCCAAATGGGGGTGGGAGGACCTCACCGGCTGTCCCTCGGACGAGGAGGAACATATGAGGGACACCTCCAGGTGGGGAT encodes the following:
- a CDS encoding aspartate aminotransferase family protein, whose amino-acid sequence is MYGNRGISLTSGNLGRVVDEDGREYVDWFTAHGAAIFGHRDPGMVETLKRAAEGLWAVGAGFGHPSREALGEQVMRAFPGMRFVLCNSGTEALEAALKLCVYLRPSRDRIIALRRAFHGRTLGALGLTFNPRYKEPFRRLIPQVEHLSPEMVPERVDDRVAAVFVEPVQGEGGVNPLPEGLGRAISEACQRNGAILVADEVQTGMGRCGPILASPLVGLNPQVVCLAKGLAGGFPCGMTLWRSDLGDFAPGLHGSTYGGNPLACAMGAYGIQRVMEGASAGICAVMEEFRERVLGLGLVVRGLGSMTGVEVPVDSSLVVRSLQSKGVLALPAGPRVVRFLPSFHATREDAELVFEALRLTVSEVSHGSGGTP
- a CDS encoding uridylate kinase, yielding MVSMCVFGVVKIGGASGNRLEPLLEELACRFRSGERWVLVHGASGMMERLCAERGVEVRHVVSPSGYRSRFVGPLERCVFEEAAFAVSRSIAERMEALGVSCQVLTPAEGERKDCLRSLEGGRVRILRGNYSGRVAEVREDLILSALEQGKLPLLPPLAACDGVLINVDGDRLAAAAASTLEASVMVMLTNTPGLLLDPSDPSSLISRVGLDEWDAADAAAQGNMKRKVLAAREALMGGVQRVVIGDGRLQNPIGRALGGGGTVFCSTRSAQCMETAASR
- the argC gene encoding N-acetyl-gamma-glutamyl-phosphate reductase; this translates as MHRVAVMGAAGLAGGELLRILCQHPHLEVSLICSSSSEGQPVRSSHPHLAYAYRSRTFVSPEAVLEGEWDLIFLALPHGKSAPWVEGLMPLVEGGRRIVDLSGDFRLRDPREHEIWYGKHPCPQFLGSFVYGLPELNREKIASARLVSGVGCNATGVLLCLYPLVSSPLWANVLDVNVECRAGSSEGGSRPSEGGMHVFRSRAMRLVSPFVHRHMAEVVQELNIPAQSLSMTLTAVEAVRGVQCLAHVRFKDPVSEADLWRACRGAFGSEPFVDLCPARPVHLRIPDPKLVLGSNRAMVGFVLDRTGRRLLIGSGIDNLMKGAAGTAVQCANLMLGLPEDEGLAMPPVYPA